In the Peptostreptococcaceae bacterium genome, one interval contains:
- a CDS encoding PASTA domain-containing protein, protein MHLSKSSKQRLNLTLIIVMAIFILLVVRLIKIQIVDGEKYSDMAVIQQTKDIPIPAQRGEILDRNLKKLAINMTLYNIWGDTNRIVSPETYSKLIADVLDLDSEAVLDKISSSVGLISIGKWVDKDKIEEIDSLNLEGVWFTEVERRYYPLDALGAFVIGHTTADNRGLAGVELELNRYLTGLSGRWIRNTDVLGRQLPFGTDKYYEAQDGLNVILTIDEVLQYYMEQVIEKGREELGAKKIMALMMDPKTGDILAMASYPDYNPNDPRVPVDQSQLDEYVNLEENEKQTYWNQLWRNPIVSDTYEPGSTFKLITSAMALEENIARPDTKFYATGSINVAGTIIKCWRYYRPHGEQTLTQGLENSCNPVFVELGLKLGKDKFYKYLEAFGFMEKTGIELPGESSGLTLPIEKVGPVELATMSFGQGLSITPIQLITAVSAIANDGRLMEPRLISGLADNSGHVVESFEPVFKRQVISQSTSMEMLLMMESVVFNGSGKEAYIPGYRVGGKTGTAQKIVNGVYDDDKVIASFIGVAPVDDPKIAILLVIDEPEKSHFGSLTATPLAKEIIEKSLIHMSVEPRYTEDELEIIKKESVIVPDVNGMAAKDAIDKINKAGLRYSVVPEIETLDETHTVLEQYPYAGYEAQKGYNVIIYVE, encoded by the coding sequence ATGCATCTGTCTAAAAGTTCAAAACAAAGATTGAATCTGACACTTATAATTGTTATGGCTATTTTTATCCTATTGGTTGTCAGGCTGATTAAAATACAAATAGTGGACGGTGAAAAATATAGCGATATGGCGGTAATTCAACAGACAAAGGACATACCTATACCGGCGCAAAGAGGTGAAATACTGGATCGGAACTTGAAGAAACTGGCTATAAACATGACCTTGTACAATATTTGGGGAGATACCAATAGAATCGTAAGTCCTGAGACTTACTCAAAATTAATTGCGGATGTTCTTGATTTGGATTCAGAAGCCGTACTTGACAAAATTAGTTCCAGTGTAGGTTTAATAAGCATAGGAAAGTGGGTTGATAAGGATAAAATTGAAGAAATCGATTCTTTAAATCTGGAAGGCGTATGGTTTACTGAGGTCGAGAGACGATATTACCCCCTGGACGCATTGGGGGCTTTTGTAATTGGCCATACGACAGCCGATAACAGGGGGTTGGCCGGTGTTGAGTTGGAGCTAAACCGTTATCTTACGGGTTTAAGTGGACGATGGATTAGGAATACGGATGTTTTGGGCCGCCAGTTGCCTTTCGGAACAGACAAGTACTACGAGGCGCAGGATGGACTAAATGTAATACTGACAATTGATGAAGTTTTACAGTATTATATGGAACAAGTAATCGAAAAGGGGAGAGAAGAACTTGGCGCAAAAAAAATAATGGCGCTTATGATGGATCCAAAAACGGGCGATATTTTGGCAATGGCTTCATATCCGGATTATAATCCAAATGATCCTAGAGTTCCGGTGGATCAAAGTCAATTGGATGAATATGTAAACTTGGAAGAAAATGAAAAACAGACATATTGGAACCAATTATGGAGAAATCCTATCGTGAGTGATACATACGAGCCGGGCTCAACGTTTAAACTGATAACATCTGCCATGGCATTGGAGGAAAATATTGCAAGGCCGGATACAAAGTTTTATGCAACGGGCTCAATAAATGTGGCCGGTACAATCATTAAATGTTGGCGTTATTATAGGCCTCATGGAGAGCAGACACTTACACAGGGACTTGAAAATTCATGCAATCCTGTATTTGTCGAGCTTGGTTTAAAACTTGGGAAAGATAAGTTTTACAAATACCTTGAGGCCTTTGGTTTCATGGAAAAGACGGGAATAGAACTGCCGGGAGAGTCAAGTGGATTGACACTTCCAATTGAAAAGGTCGGACCTGTTGAACTTGCGACTATGTCGTTTGGTCAGGGATTGTCAATTACTCCTATTCAGTTGATTACTGCTGTTTCAGCCATTGCGAATGATGGAAGACTTATGGAGCCAAGGTTAATTTCCGGTTTGGCGGACAATAGCGGACATGTTGTAGAATCCTTTGAACCTGTTTTCAAAAGACAGGTTATCTCGCAAAGCACTTCGATGGAAATGCTTTTAATGATGGAAAGTGTTGTATTCAACGGTTCCGGAAAAGAGGCTTACATCCCGGGTTATAGAGTAGGCGGGAAAACCGGAACAGCCCAGAAAATAGTCAATGGAGTATATGATGATGACAAAGTTATTGCCTCATTTATTGGCGTTGCACCTGTTGACGATCCTAAAATTGCTATTTTGCTAGTGATTGACGAACCGGAAAAAAGCCATTTCGGAAGCTTGACAGCAACACCGCTTGCTAAGGAAATCATAGAAAAAAGTTTGATACACATGTCAGTTGAACCGCGTTATACAGAAGATGAGCTTGAAATAATAAAGAAAGAGTCCGTAATTGTTCCGGATGTAAATGGAATGGCAGCAAAAGATGCCATAGATAAGATAAATAAAGCCGGATTGAGATATAGCGTAGTGCCTGAAATAGAAACATTAGATGAAACGCATACCGTTTTGGAGCAATATCCGTATGCTGGATATGAAGCACAGAAGGGATATAATGTTATCATATATGTGGAGTGA
- the rsmH gene encoding 16S rRNA (cytosine(1402)-N(4))-methyltransferase RsmH: MIFSHESVLLNESISGLNIMQGGIYVDGTTGGGGHSIEIAKRLGETGRLICIDQDKEALFHAEKRLSPYEGKITFVHDNFSNLKNILERIGISKIDGLILDLGVSSYQLDNKDRGFSYMQNAPLDMRMDASGDLTAYEVVNTYDKEDLKRIIKDYGEENWAARIAEFIENERKIKDIETTGELVEIIKKAIPARARRAGPHPAKRTFQAIRIEVNNELGIIEKTITDTVACMEKKGRICIITFHSLEDRIVKNTFKYLQKDCICPPELPVCKCDKRQEVKIVTRKPIVSSEPEVENNPRSRSAKLRIAERM, translated from the coding sequence ATGATTTTTTCACATGAATCGGTACTCTTGAATGAGTCGATTAGCGGATTGAATATTATGCAAGGCGGGATTTACGTTGATGGTACAACCGGAGGAGGAGGCCATTCAATCGAAATTGCAAAGAGATTGGGTGAAACAGGCCGGCTAATTTGTATTGATCAAGATAAAGAGGCTTTGTTCCATGCAGAAAAGCGATTGAGTCCTTACGAGGGTAAAATAACATTTGTTCATGATAATTTTTCAAACTTGAAAAATATTCTTGAAAGAATTGGCATAAGCAAAATTGATGGATTGATACTTGATTTAGGAGTTTCTTCATACCAGCTTGACAACAAAGATAGAGGGTTTTCATACATGCAGAATGCCCCGCTTGACATGCGAATGGATGCATCAGGGGACCTTACGGCATATGAAGTAGTAAATACATATGACAAGGAAGACCTTAAGAGAATAATAAAAGATTATGGAGAAGAAAACTGGGCGGCAAGAATCGCCGAATTTATTGAGAATGAAAGAAAAATCAAGGATATAGAAACGACTGGTGAATTGGTTGAAATCATAAAGAAGGCTATTCCGGCGAGGGCGAGAAGAGCTGGGCCGCATCCGGCAAAAAGGACATTCCAGGCAATAAGAATTGAAGTAAACAATGAATTGGGGATAATAGAAAAAACAATTACGGATACTGTCGCATGCATGGAGAAAAAAGGAAGAATTTGCATAATAACATTTCATTCTCTGGAAGACAGGATAGTAAAAAACACTTTTAAATATCTCCAAAAAGATTGCATATGCCCGCCAGAATTACCGGTATGCAAATGCGATAAGAGGCAGGAAGTTAAAATAGTAACAAGAAAACCTATTGTTTCTTCGGAACCTGAGGTTGAAAACAATCCTAGATCAAGAAGCGCAAAGCTGAGAATTGCCGAACGCATGTAG
- a CDS encoding UDP-N-acetylmuramoyl-L-alanyl-D-glutamate--2,6-diaminopimelate ligase: MRLGDLVKPGEYISCKGGKEFNSIIESIVYDSRKVKNGDCFVSIKGYESDGHDFIPKAFVNGAIVFVIDQSSWFKWIIREYPCATVLLVDDSRSMLSKMADRYFGSPSKEMTVIGVTGTNGKTSVTTYIYNALRSLGFSSGLIGTIETRIDDEALPATRTTPESLELQKIFRDMRSKGIRYVVMEVSSHALKLMRVQDVDFDIAVFTNLTQDHLDFHKTMDDYADTKYMLMKKQKKAAIVNTDDAYGKAYAASLSKDGKRVITYGMREAADIMTSRKEPSGEITFKTYRNEKEIKVESSSRFETYNKMAAYAALKEMGFDLHEIQNVFLELEGARGRFQKVPGSREKGIEVIVDYAHTPDALSNVIEAINEYKTGRLIIVFGCGGERDTLKRPIMGRIAYEGSEHVILTDDNPRREDPEGIIKEIESGIVDGNYEVIRNREKAIKKAIMMAKPLDVVLIAGKGHEKLQVIGEESFEHDDFDVARKSLEEVM, translated from the coding sequence ATGAGACTTGGCGACCTAGTTAAACCGGGAGAATATATTTCCTGCAAAGGTGGAAAAGAATTTAATTCTATTATTGAGAGCATCGTTTATGATTCGAGAAAGGTTAAGAATGGAGATTGTTTTGTCTCTATAAAGGGATATGAAAGTGATGGCCATGATTTTATTCCCAAGGCTTTCGTAAACGGAGCGATTGTTTTTGTTATTGATCAATCGTCTTGGTTTAAATGGATTATTAGAGAGTATCCGTGCGCAACAGTCTTGCTTGTAGATGATTCAAGAAGTATGCTTTCCAAAATGGCTGACCGTTATTTTGGTAGTCCGTCAAAGGAAATGACGGTCATAGGCGTAACCGGTACCAATGGAAAAACTTCTGTTACAACATATATATATAACGCGCTCAGAAGCTTGGGATTTTCATCGGGTCTCATAGGAACAATAGAAACGCGCATTGATGATGAAGCTTTACCAGCAACAAGAACAACTCCGGAGTCGCTTGAGCTGCAAAAAATATTCAGGGATATGCGGAGTAAAGGCATAAGATATGTTGTTATGGAAGTATCTTCGCATGCATTAAAACTTATGCGTGTTCAAGATGTTGATTTCGATATTGCTGTTTTCACAAATTTGACGCAGGATCATCTCGATTTTCATAAAACAATGGACGACTACGCAGATACTAAATACATGCTAATGAAAAAGCAGAAAAAGGCAGCAATTGTAAACACGGATGACGCATATGGAAAAGCATATGCAGCTTCGCTAAGCAAAGATGGCAAGAGGGTCATTACCTATGGAATGCGCGAAGCGGCTGACATTATGACTTCGCGCAAAGAACCAAGCGGTGAAATAACATTCAAGACATACCGAAATGAAAAGGAAATAAAGGTTGAATCATCAAGCCGATTTGAAACATACAATAAAATGGCGGCATATGCAGCGTTGAAGGAAATGGGTTTTGATTTACATGAAATTCAGAATGTTTTTCTTGAATTGGAAGGGGCCAGAGGACGATTTCAGAAGGTTCCGGGATCACGGGAAAAAGGAATCGAAGTCATTGTGGATTATGCACATACGCCTGATGCGTTATCTAATGTCATCGAAGCCATAAACGAATACAAAACCGGACGACTTATTATTGTTTTTGGTTGTGGTGGTGAACGGGATACTTTAAAAAGGCCAATTATGGGAAGGATTGCATATGAAGGTTCAGAGCATGTAATTTTAACTGACGACAATCCGAGGCGAGAAGACCCCGAAGGGATAATAAAAGAAATTGAATCCGGTATTGTAGACGGCAATTACGAAGTTATAAGGAATAGGGAAAAAGCAATAAAAAAAGCCATAATGATGGCAAAACCCTTAGATGTGGTTTTGATAGCCGGTAAAGGGCACGAGAAGCTTCAGGTAATAGGCGAAGAAAGCTTTGAACACGATGATTTTGATGTTGCCCGCAAATCATTGGAGGAGGTAATGTGA